A stretch of DNA from Micromonospora sp. WMMD1155:
GCTCGTCCAATCGGTCGGCGGCGAACCGGTCGGCGGCTCCCGCCTCGTCGAGTGCGTCCCGTAGGGCGGCCGTCACCCGGGCGGCAGCCACGCCATCCCGTTCGGTGGACCGATGCCGGGCCGGATCGACGTGCACCCGGCCCGTGCGGTCCACCACCAGGCCGGACGCCTCCGCCCGAGCGACAGCGTCGGCGAGCCGCGCCTTCGCCGACGTCAGCCGACCGGCAAAATCGGCCAGCACCTGATCGGCCTCGATCAGGGCGGGCAGGACCGACGTCAGCTCGTCCCGCAGGCCGACGAGCCGGACGTCCGCCGCCGTGGCCGCCACACCCGACCAGCCGCCCCGCAACCGCCCGCCCGCCGCCCGCAGCTCACCGGCGCGACGCTCGACCGGCTCGGTCAACCCGAGCCAGGCCACCCCCGCGGCCCGCCACCCGCTCGGATCCGCCGCCCACAGTTGCCGGTAGCCGACGCTGCTCACCGGGGCAGCACGGCGAACCGGTCGGCGGCCCGGTCGTCCACCGTCTCGTACGCCTCGGCTGCCGCCCGGACCCCCTGCGAGGTCACCTCGACCCGGGTGCCCAGCCGACAGAGCCACGCGTGCGTGACCGCCTCCAGCCCCGCCAGAGCCGCGCCGGCCCGCCACTCGGGCGCCGCCACCAGCAACCCTGGCGCTCCCGCAAGGCCCAGCGCCAGCCGGTGCGCCTCGCCGTCGAGCGTGACGGCGACCGCCCGCAGCTCCTCCGGCCGGACGGCGAAGGACTCCTCGGCCATGACTCCACCCCCGTGGACGATCGGCATCGACGTGCTGACGCTAGGCGCGGACCGGTGGTCGCCGGGTGCCCTGTGGACAGCCGCCGTGGGTCGTACCCCGGCCTGTCCACAGGCCTTGCCCAGCGCGAGCCCGACGGCTAATCTGCGGCCCCGACCGCCGGTAGGGTGATGTGGTGATCGTCGCCGTCGGCATCGACGTGGTCCTGGTCGACCGGTTCGCCCGGGCGCTGACCCGGACGCCGTCGCTCGCCGACCGGCTCTTCACCACGGCCGAGCGGCACACCCGCGCCGGTGCCCCACGCTCGCCGGAGTCGCTCGCCGCCCGCTTCGCCGCCAAGGAGGCCGTGGCCAAGGCGCTCGGCGCCCCGGCCGGGCTGAACTGGCACGACTGCGAGATCGTGCCCGACCCGGACGGCCGCCCCCGGCTCGCCGTCTCCGGCACGGTCGCGGCGGCGGCGCAGGCGCGTGGAGTCAACCACTGGCATCTCTCGTTGTCGCACGACGGGGGGATCGCGTCGGCCATGGTGGTCGCGGAACGGTGACGTCGACTGGGCGGGCCGATCCGGCCCACCCGCGAACGGGATGGGACACGGTGGCATGAGATCGGTGTGGCGGGTGGCCGACGTACGGGCGGCCGAGGCGGGGCTGATGGGCACACTGCCGGACGGGACGCTGATGCAGCGGGCCGCCGCCGGGCTGGCCCGCCGGGCCGCTCTCCTGCTCGACGAGCGCGGCGGGGTCTACGGCAGCCGGGTCCTGCTGCTGGTCGGCTCCGGCGACAACGGCGGCGACGCCCTGTACGCGGGGGAGCGCCTGGCCCGCCGGGGTGTCCAGGTGTCCGCCCTGCTGCTCACCCCCGGGCGCGCGCACGCCGCCGGGCTGGCCGCGCTGCGCGCGGCCGGTGGTCGGCTGGTGCCGCAGCCGACCGGCCCGGTCGATCTGGTCCTCGACGGGATCGTCGGCATCGGTGGCACCGGTGGGCTGCGGGCGAACGCGGACGAGGTGGTCCAACGTCTCGGCGAGTTGCGCGGGCGCGACGGTGCGCGGGCCACCGTCGTCGCGGTGGACGTGCCGAGCGGGGTCGCGGTGGACACCGGCCACGTGCCGCTGTCCGCGTCCGGCCGACCGAGCGCCGTCCGCGCCGACGTGACAGTGGCGTTCGGCGCGCTGAAGCCCGCACTCGTGGTCGGGCCGGCCGCCGCCCTGGCCGGGCAGGTGGAGTTGGTCGACATCGGGCTGCGGCCGTGGCTGCGGGGCACCCCCGCGCTACGGGTCACCGAGTGGTCCGATCTGGTCGAGTGGTGGCCGGAGCTGGGACCGGCGTCGGAGAAGTACACCCGGGGCGTGGTGGGCGTGGCGACCGGCTCGGAGACCTATCCGGGCGCGGCGGTGCTCTCCGTCGGCGGGGCTCTGGCCGGGCCGACCGGCCTGGTCCGCTACGCCGGTAGCGCCCGCGCCGAGGTGCTGCACCAGCACCCGTCGGTGATCGCCAGCGGGCGGGTCGCCGACGCGGGCCGGGTGCAGGCCTGGGTGTGCGGCTCCGGCCTGGGCACCGGCGCGGACGCGGCAGCCGAGTTGCGTGCCGTGCTGGCCGCCCCGGTGCCGGTGGTGCTCGACGCCGACGCGCTGACCCTGCTGGTGGACGGCTCGCTCGCCGACCGGCTACGCGGGCGCGACGCGCCGATCGTGGTCACCCCGCACGACCGGGAGTTCACCCGACTCTGCGGGGAGGAGCCCGGCGCCGACCGGGTCGGTTCGGCGCTGCGGTTGGCCGCCTGGATGAACGCCGTGGTGCTGCTCAAGGGGGACCGCACGGTGATCGGCACCCCGGACGGCCGGGCGTACGTCAACCCGACCGGCACCCCGGCGCTGGCCACCGGCGGCACCGGTGACGTGTTGGCCGGGCTGCTCGGCTCGCTGCTGGCCGCCGGGGTGCCCGCCGACCGGGCTGCGGCCTCGGCCGCGTACCTGCACGGGCTCGCCGGTCGGGAGGCGGCCCGGGGCGGGCCGGTGACCGCGCCCGACGTGGTCACCGGGCTTCGCCCTGTTGTCGCCCGGCTGGGCTGATCGTGTCGTCCCGTCCGGATCGGCACCCGATGACGTGCGTCGCCGCCCCCGGTGATCACGGCGGAAAGTAGGCTGGGCGCATGTGGCAGGCCGAGGTACGCGTCGATCTTGACGCCATCCGCGAGAACGTGAGCCGACTCCGCTCCGGCACCACCGCCGAGCTGATGGCGGTGGTGAAGGCCGACGGGTATGGCCACGGCCTGCTCCCGGCCGCCCGCGCGGCACTCGACGGCGGCGCGGACTGGCTCGGCGTCTGCACCCTCGACGAGGCGCTCACGCTGCGCGGGGGCGGGGTGACCGCGCCGGTGCTGGCCTGGTTGCTCGCGCCGGGGCTGCCGCTGCACGAGGGGATCAGCTCCGGGGTCGACCTGGGCGCGGCGAGCCTGTCGCAACTGGACGAGATGATCAAGGCGAGTCAGCTCGCCGGGCGTCCCGCCCGCCTGCACCTGAAGATCGACACCGGCCTGTCCCGGGGTGGCGCGACCGTCGCCGACTGGCCGGCGCTGCTGAACGCCGCCGCGAAGGCACAGGCCGACGGCCTGGTCGAGGTGGTCGGTGTGTGGAGCCACTTCGTGTACGCGGACTCGCCCGGCCACCCCACCACCGACCGTCAGCTGGCCGTCTTCCACGAGGGGCTGGACATGGTCGAGCGGGCCGGCCTGCGCCCGCGCTGGCGGCACCTCGCCAACTCGGCGGCCACCCTGACCCGCCCGGACACCCACTTCGACCTGGTCCGCCCCGGCATCGCCATCTACGGTCTCTCCCCGATCGCCGGTGAGACGTACGGGTTGCGGCCGGCGATGACCGCGCGTGCTCGGGTGATGCTCACCAAGCGGGTGCCCGCCGGCACCGGTGTCTCCTACGGGCACACCTACACCACCGAGGCCGACGCGAACCTGGCCGTCGTCCCGCTCGGCTACGCCGACGGGGTTCCCCGGCACGCGTCCAACACGGGGCCGGTGCAGCTCGCCGGAGCGCGGAGGACCATCTCGGGGCGGGTCTGCATGGACCAGTTCGTGATCGACTGCGGCGACGACCCGGTGGTCGACGGCGACGTGGCGACCCTGTTCGGCGACGGCACCGACGGCGCCCCGACCGCCGACGACTGGGCCGAGGCCGTGGGCACGATCAACTACGAGATCGTCACCCGCTTCGGCGGCACCCGGGTGCCCCGGGTCTACGACGGCCAACGGCCATGAGCTACCGCATCCCGCGTCCGCGTACCGCGGCGGGTCGGGTCGCGGGCATCGTCGGCGCCGCGGTGGGCGTGGCCGCGGCGGGCCTCGCGGCCGGCGTCGCGACCGAACGCACCCTGGTCCGCCGCTTCAAGGCCGACCCGACCGACCGCTACGCGCACGAGACGTTCGGCGAGCAGCGGTACGACGAGGCGTTCCGGCTGGAACTGCCGGACGGCACGGACATCCACGTCGAGGTGGTCGAGCCGACCCGGCCGGTGCCGGGGCACCCGACGGTGGTGTTGGTGCACGGCTTCTGCCTGGACATGGGGACGTTCCACTTCCAGCGTCAGATGCTCGCCGAGCGCGGTGACTACCGGATCGTGGCGTACGACCAGCCCGGTCACGGCCGGTCCGGCCGGTTGGAGACCGGGGAGTACGACCTCGCGGTGCTCGGCCGGACGCTGCGCCGGGTGATCGACCGGACCGCGCCGGAGGGGCCGCTGGTGCTGGTCGGGCACTCGATGGGCGGAATGACCATCATGGCGTTCGCCGAGTTGTTCCCGGAGCTGTTCGGGGACCGGGTGGTGGGCACCGTCCTGATGGCCACCTCGGGTGGCCTCGTCGCGGAGACCAAGCTGGTCGCACCCGCGCTGCTCGGCCGGGTCGGCGGCCCGGTGCTGTACATGGTCAGCAACGCCACGCGGTACGGCGGCCCGGTGATCGACAAGGCCCGCAAGTCGACGTCGAACGTTGCCTGGCTGCTGACCCGCAAGTACGGTTTCGGCACCCGCAAGCCCAGCCCGTCGCTGGTGTCCTACGTGGAGACGATGAACTCCCGGACGTCGGCCGACACGGTCACCCGGTACCTGCGGACCCTGGCCACCCACTCACGCTTCCCGGCGCTGGCGGCGCTGGCGGCGACCCCGGTCCTGGTGGTGGTCGGCGACAAGGACATGATCACACCGGTGACCCACTCTGAGGAGATCGTCCGGCGGCTGCCGCACGCCGAGTTCGTGAAGATCAAAGACAGCGGTCACGTGGTGATGTTGGAGCACGCCGACGAGGTCAACGCCGCGCTCGCGCGGTTCCTCGAGTCGATCGCAGAGCCGGAGGAACGGTGAGTCACGTCGTCAAGCTGCCGACCGTCGAGGACACCCGGGAGTTCGGCCGACGCCTGGCCGGGCTGCTGCGCGCCGGCGACCTGGTGCTGTTGACCGGCCCGCTGGGCGCCGGCAAGACAGCGCTCACCCAGGGCATCGGCGCCGGGCTCGGTGTCCTCGGGGACGTCACCTCGCCGACCTTCGTCATCGCCCGGGTGCACCGCCCCGACCCGTCCCGAGGTGGCCGGGTCGCGCTGGTGCACGCCGACGCGTACCGGCTGGGGGACGCCACCGACCCGCGCGCCGAGATCGACGATCTGGACCTCGACGCGTCGGTCGACGACTCGGTGACCGTGGTGGAGTGGGGCGAGGGCCTGGTGGAGCAGTTGGTCGACGCGCATCTGCGGGTCCGGATCGACCGCCGCGACGACGACACCCGCGTCGTCGAACTGGACCCGGTCGGTGGCGACTGGGCTCGGCGGCTCAGCGACCTGGGCTAGATCGTCGCTGTCGTACCCGATCTCTAGAGTGCGGGGGACTCGACCCACCGTGTGAGAGGTTCCCGATGCCCGACGACGCCCCCGCCCTGGATCTGTTGGCCCTGCTGCCGGAGCAGTGGCGTGCCGTGCTCACCCCGCACCTGGACCCCGCGCGCACCGCCGCGTTGGGCGAGTTCGTCGCCCGCGAATACGCCACGCAGACCGTCTTCCCGCCGCTGGAGGACCTGTTCTCGGCGTACCGGCTGTGCCTGCCGCAGGCCACCCGGGTGCTGATCCTCGGCCAGGATCCCTACCACCGGGCCGGGCAGGCGCACGGGTTGAGCTTCAGTGTCCGCGAGGGTGTGACGGTGCCTCCGTCGTTGCGCAACGTCTTCAAGGAGTTGGGCGAGGACGTCGGCGTCCCCAAGCCGCGCAGCGGCAACCTCGACGGGTGGGCCGCCCAGGGTGTGCTGCTGCTCAACGCGGTGCTGACCGTCCGCCAGGCCACCCCGGGCTCGCACGCCAACTCCGGCTGGGAAGAGTTCACCGATGCGACGATCCGGGCGCTGGACGCGTCATCGGACCGGGTCGTCTTCCTGCTCTGGGGTGGCTACGCCCGCAAGAAGGCCGCCCTGGTCACCAACCCGCAGCACGTGGTCCTCGAAGCCGGCCATCCCAGCCCGATGAACCCGCGCGGCTTCCTCGGCAGCCGACCGTTCAGCGCCGCCAACAAGGCTCTCGCCGACGCCGGCCTGTCCACCATCGACTGGGAGCACACCGCCGGCTGAGCCGACGCCGGCTCAGCCGGCGTCGGTCGGCCGGCGGTCCCGGTAGCGGCGCAGCAGATCGGCGGCCCGGGCGTCGGTCAGCTCCAGCTCGACAAGCGGCACCACCTGGTAACTCCGCTGACCGTGGCGCACCTCGATCGTCTCGGGCAGTTCGTCGCACATGGTGGCCCTTATCTCGCCGTACGTGGTCGACCATCGGTGCTCGCCCGGCTCCTCCGGCTCCAACCACAATCCGCCCCACTCGCTCCAACGGGCGTTCCACCGCCGGCCGTAGTTGTTCTCCAGCCAGCTGGTGAACAGTTTGGAGTCCTGCCAGCGCAGGGCGATCTCCAGCGCCTCGACCGGCACCGGCGCGCCCTGCAACAGCGCGGCGGTGCTTCCGGTGATCACCGGCGGGAGGTCGGGAAGTCGGTCCAGCAGGTCGTCCAGCGCGAGCGCCTCGATCCGTTCGGCGATCGGACGCGCCGCCAGGTCGTCCATGCGGGCGTCGAGGTGCGCGTCCAGCGGTTCGACCCCGACGACCAACTGCACGCCCATCGCGGCGAGCAGTGCCTCGAGAACGGTGATGCTGGGGGTGCGGTTGCCGTTTTCGATCCGGGCCACCGCAGCCTGGCTGACCCCGGCCGCCTCGGCCAGCTCGCACTGGGTCAGATCGCGCAGGTGGCGTTGCTCCCGAACGACGCTGGCGATCAGGATGGCAAGGCGTGGGGACGGCATCCCGGCATGGTGGACCACGCCGGGTCGGAGCCGCTACCACAGAGCCGGATTCACGACTTGACGGTCTTTCGTGAAGGTCCGTTGTCCGGATCGTGGGCCCCCCGTCGCCC
This window harbors:
- a CDS encoding helix-turn-helix transcriptional regulator, with amino-acid sequence MPSPRLAILIASVVREQRHLRDLTQCELAEAAGVSQAAVARIENGNRTPSITVLEALLAAMGVQLVVGVEPLDAHLDARMDDLAARPIAERIEALALDDLLDRLPDLPPVITGSTAALLQGAPVPVEALEIALRWQDSKLFTSWLENNYGRRWNARWSEWGGLWLEPEEPGEHRWSTTYGEIRATMCDELPETIEVRHGQRSYQVVPLVELELTDARAADLLRRYRDRRPTDAG
- the alr gene encoding alanine racemase, with protein sequence MWQAEVRVDLDAIRENVSRLRSGTTAELMAVVKADGYGHGLLPAARAALDGGADWLGVCTLDEALTLRGGGVTAPVLAWLLAPGLPLHEGISSGVDLGAASLSQLDEMIKASQLAGRPARLHLKIDTGLSRGGATVADWPALLNAAAKAQADGLVEVVGVWSHFVYADSPGHPTTDRQLAVFHEGLDMVERAGLRPRWRHLANSAATLTRPDTHFDLVRPGIAIYGLSPIAGETYGLRPAMTARARVMLTKRVPAGTGVSYGHTYTTEADANLAVVPLGYADGVPRHASNTGPVQLAGARRTISGRVCMDQFVIDCGDDPVVDGDVATLFGDGTDGAPTADDWAEAVGTINYEIVTRFGGTRVPRVYDGQRP
- a CDS encoding holo-ACP synthase; this translates as MIVAVGIDVVLVDRFARALTRTPSLADRLFTTAERHTRAGAPRSPESLAARFAAKEAVAKALGAPAGLNWHDCEIVPDPDGRPRLAVSGTVAAAAQARGVNHWHLSLSHDGGIASAMVVAER
- a CDS encoding alpha/beta hydrolase, which produces MSYRIPRPRTAAGRVAGIVGAAVGVAAAGLAAGVATERTLVRRFKADPTDRYAHETFGEQRYDEAFRLELPDGTDIHVEVVEPTRPVPGHPTVVLVHGFCLDMGTFHFQRQMLAERGDYRIVAYDQPGHGRSGRLETGEYDLAVLGRTLRRVIDRTAPEGPLVLVGHSMGGMTIMAFAELFPELFGDRVVGTVLMATSGGLVAETKLVAPALLGRVGGPVLYMVSNATRYGGPVIDKARKSTSNVAWLLTRKYGFGTRKPSPSLVSYVETMNSRTSADTVTRYLRTLATHSRFPALAALAATPVLVVVGDKDMITPVTHSEEIVRRLPHAEFVKIKDSGHVVMLEHADEVNAALARFLESIAEPEER
- the ung gene encoding uracil-DNA glycosylase, with product MPDDAPALDLLALLPEQWRAVLTPHLDPARTAALGEFVAREYATQTVFPPLEDLFSAYRLCLPQATRVLILGQDPYHRAGQAHGLSFSVREGVTVPPSLRNVFKELGEDVGVPKPRSGNLDGWAAQGVLLLNAVLTVRQATPGSHANSGWEEFTDATIRALDASSDRVVFLLWGGYARKKAALVTNPQHVVLEAGHPSPMNPRGFLGSRPFSAANKALADAGLSTIDWEHTAG
- the tsaE gene encoding tRNA (adenosine(37)-N6)-threonylcarbamoyltransferase complex ATPase subunit type 1 TsaE, which translates into the protein MSHVVKLPTVEDTREFGRRLAGLLRAGDLVLLTGPLGAGKTALTQGIGAGLGVLGDVTSPTFVIARVHRPDPSRGGRVALVHADAYRLGDATDPRAEIDDLDLDASVDDSVTVVEWGEGLVEQLVDAHLRVRIDRRDDDTRVVELDPVGGDWARRLSDLG
- a CDS encoding NAD(P)H-hydrate dehydratase encodes the protein MRSVWRVADVRAAEAGLMGTLPDGTLMQRAAAGLARRAALLLDERGGVYGSRVLLLVGSGDNGGDALYAGERLARRGVQVSALLLTPGRAHAAGLAALRAAGGRLVPQPTGPVDLVLDGIVGIGGTGGLRANADEVVQRLGELRGRDGARATVVAVDVPSGVAVDTGHVPLSASGRPSAVRADVTVAFGALKPALVVGPAAALAGQVELVDIGLRPWLRGTPALRVTEWSDLVEWWPELGPASEKYTRGVVGVATGSETYPGAAVLSVGGALAGPTGLVRYAGSARAEVLHQHPSVIASGRVADAGRVQAWVCGSGLGTGADAAAELRAVLAAPVPVVLDADALTLLVDGSLADRLRGRDAPIVVTPHDREFTRLCGEEPGADRVGSALRLAAWMNAVVLLKGDRTVIGTPDGRAYVNPTGTPALATGGTGDVLAGLLGSLLAAGVPADRAAASAAYLHGLAGREAARGGPVTAPDVVTGLRPVVARLG